The Oncorhynchus tshawytscha isolate Ot180627B linkage group LG08, Otsh_v2.0, whole genome shotgun sequence genome window below encodes:
- the LOC112257128 gene encoding transmembrane protein 151B — protein LSLQQRPVKQSLSACMCRESHWRCLLLSLLMYSCLGTVAWCQLTRVTKLSFDSSVTSLTASISSLRGVGMGGRSMIYHDSPCSDGYVYIPLAFLFMLYVVYLVECWHCRACSELQCKADVDSVYERVLRMRQARPCVWWKAISYHFVRRTRQVTRYRTGDAYTTTQVYHERVNTRVREGEFDYSRCGMRDVSRDLRGLESHPATRLRFTKCFSFAGAGPENNYLNQRARFFSEIEGLDDYMEAREGMQLKNVDFKEHLIAYVDPDRLPWYTSQVAFWFTALLMLSWPLRVLIEYRTAFVHYHVEKLFGLEYSHSSPSPTEEEVPIRGGLPRVDTVDSTELEWHIRSNHQLIPSYSEAMLMNLGASDSGTADDTRSSNCFLLDSHPAQSYGTLVQDCEHCCQLQSEVGQRRATTSSSCSSIFSHHAFHSRLSLDTSHFSLCRMYGSRRTIGLWRSRSSTQTDRCCVDEQCCRSYSSQLALNESPPSYRDARFFPVLIVHRPEGCGSGDSTTEVRRYYVRRGSCCLETSL, from the coding sequence ctctctctgcagcagcgGCCTGTGAAGCAGTCACTGAGTGCCTGTATGTGCCGAGAGTCCCACTGGCGCTGccttctcctctccctactcATGTACAGCTGCCTTGGCACTGTGGCTTGGTGCCAGCTCACCCGAGTCACAAAGCTCAGCTTCGACTCATCCGTCACCTCCCTGACGGCCTCGATTTCCTCACTCAGAGGGGTTGGCATGGGAGGCCGCTCTATGATCTACCATGACAGCCCCTGCTCTGACGGCTACGTGTACATCCCTCTGGCTTTCCTGTTCATGCTCTATGTCGTCTACCTGGTAGAGTGTTGGCACTGCCGGGCTTGCAGTGAGCTACAGTGTAAAGCTGACGTGGATAGCGTATATGAGCGGGTATTGCGGATGCGACAGGCTCGTCCGTGTGTTTGGTGGAAGGCCATAAGTTACCATTTTGTTCGGAGGACCAGACAGGTGACCCGCTACCGGACCGGGGATGCCTACACCACCACCCAGGTCTACCATGAGCGGGTCAACACAcgcgtgagggagggagagtttgaCTACAGTCGCTGCGGTATGCGGGACGTCTCACGGGATCTACGTGGACTGGAGAGCCACCCGGCGACAAGACTCCGTTTCACCAAGTGCTTCAGTTTCGCTGGGGCCGGACCAGAAAATAATTACCTCAACCAACGTGCCAGGTTCTTCTCAGAGATTGAGGGTTTGGATGACTATATGGAGGCTCGGGAAGGGATGCAACTGAAAAACGTGGACTTTAAAGAGCACCTGATAGCCTACGTGGACCCTGACCGGTTGCCCTGGTATACTTCTCAGGTGGCGTTCTGGTTCACTGCTCTGCTCATGCTGTCCTGGCCCCTGAGGGTGCTTATAGAGTACCGTACAGCCTTTGTGCACTACCATGTTGAGAAGCTCTTTGGGCTGGAGTACAGCCACAGCAGCCCCTCTCCAACAGAGGAGGAGGTTCCCATCAGGGGTGGTCTCCCTCGGGTAGATACCGTGGACAGCACTGAGCTGGAGTGGCACATCCGCTCCAACCACCAGTTGATCCCCAGCTACTCAGAAGCCATGCTGATGAACCTGGGGGCTTCGGACTCTGGTACAGCTGATGACACCAGGTCCTCTAACTGCTTCCTGCTAGACAGCCACCCAGCCCAGAGCTATGGCACGCTGGTGCAGGACTGTGAGCACTGCTGCCAGCTTCAGAGCGAGGTTGGACAGAGGCGGGCCACCACCAGCTCCAGCTGTTCCTCTATCTTCTCCCATCATGCCTTTCACTCCCGCCTCTCCCTGGACACCTCACACTTCTCACTGTGCCGGATGTACGGCTCTCGGCGCACCATAGGCCTGTGGAGGAGCCGCAGCAGCACACAGACTGACCGCTGCTGCGTGGATGAGCAGTGTTGCCGTTCCTACTCCAGCCAGCTGGCTCTCAACGAGAGCCCACCCAGCTACCGGGACGCACGCTTCTTCCCCGTCCTCATTGTGCACCGACCCGAGGGCTGCGGTAGTGGGGACTCCACCACAGAGGTGCGGCGCTATTATGTCCGCCGGGGGTCCTGCTGCCTGGAGACCTCACTCTGA